A single genomic interval of Burkholderia cepacia ATCC 25416 harbors:
- a CDS encoding aspartate aminotransferase family protein, producing the protein MTYRNESAWIQPAAPAAAPRATQARSTAEYRALDAAHHIHPFSDMGALNRAGSRVIVKADGVYLWDSDGNKVIDGMAGLWCVNVGYGRKELADAAYRQIQELPFYNTFFKTTHPPVIELSAMLAEVTPKGFNHFFYCNSGSEGNDTVLRLVHQYWRVQGQPQKKYVISRKNGYHGSTIAGGTLGGMGYMHEQMPSKVENIVHIDQPYFFGEAAAGETPEAFGLARAQQLEAKILELGAENVAAFIGEPFQGAGGVIFPPSTYWPEIQRICRKYDILLVADEVIGGFGRTGEWFAHQHFGFEPDLITMAKGLTSGYVPMGAVGIHERVARPIIDNGEFNHGLTYSGHPVAAAVAVANLKLLRDEGIVERVKNDTGPYFQALMRETFARHPIVGEVHGHGLVASLQLAEAPAERRRFANGGDVGTICRDFCFNGNLIMRATGDRMLLSPPLVISRQEIDELVSKAKKAVDATAQQLGIS; encoded by the coding sequence ATGACGTACCGCAACGAATCTGCCTGGATCCAGCCCGCCGCGCCGGCCGCCGCACCGCGCGCGACGCAGGCGCGCTCGACCGCCGAATACCGCGCGCTCGACGCCGCGCACCACATCCACCCGTTCTCGGACATGGGCGCGCTGAACCGCGCGGGCAGCCGCGTGATCGTGAAGGCCGACGGCGTCTACCTGTGGGACTCGGACGGCAACAAGGTCATCGACGGGATGGCCGGCCTCTGGTGCGTGAACGTCGGCTACGGCCGCAAGGAACTCGCCGACGCCGCGTATCGCCAGATCCAGGAACTGCCGTTCTACAACACCTTCTTCAAGACCACGCACCCGCCGGTGATCGAACTCTCCGCGATGCTCGCGGAAGTCACGCCGAAGGGCTTCAACCACTTCTTCTATTGCAACAGCGGCTCGGAAGGCAACGACACCGTGTTGCGTCTCGTGCACCAGTACTGGCGCGTGCAGGGCCAGCCGCAGAAGAAGTACGTGATCTCGCGCAAGAACGGCTACCACGGCTCGACGATCGCGGGCGGCACGCTCGGCGGGATGGGCTACATGCACGAGCAGATGCCGTCGAAGGTCGAGAACATCGTGCACATCGACCAGCCGTATTTCTTCGGCGAGGCGGCGGCCGGCGAAACGCCGGAAGCGTTCGGCCTGGCCCGCGCGCAGCAGCTCGAGGCGAAGATTCTCGAACTCGGCGCGGAAAACGTCGCGGCGTTCATCGGCGAGCCGTTCCAGGGCGCGGGCGGCGTGATCTTCCCGCCGTCGACGTACTGGCCGGAAATTCAGCGGATCTGCCGCAAGTACGACATCCTGCTCGTTGCGGACGAAGTGATCGGCGGCTTCGGGCGCACCGGCGAATGGTTCGCGCACCAGCACTTCGGCTTCGAGCCGGACCTGATCACGATGGCCAAGGGCCTCACGTCGGGCTACGTGCCGATGGGCGCTGTCGGCATTCACGAGCGCGTGGCGCGGCCGATCATCGACAACGGCGAATTCAACCACGGCCTCACGTACTCGGGCCACCCGGTGGCGGCAGCCGTCGCGGTCGCGAACCTGAAGCTGCTGCGCGACGAAGGGATCGTCGAGCGCGTGAAGAACGACACGGGCCCGTACTTCCAGGCGCTGATGCGCGAGACCTTCGCGCGTCACCCGATCGTCGGCGAAGTGCACGGCCACGGCCTCGTCGCGAGCCTTCAGCTCGCCGAGGCACCGGCCGAACGCCGTCGCTTCGCGAACGGCGGCGACGTCGGCACGATCTGCCGCGACTTCTGCTTCAACGGCAACCTGATCATGCGCGCGACCGGCGACCGTATGCTGCTGTCGCCGCCGCTCGTGATCTCGCGTCAGGAAATCGATGAACTCGTATCGAAGGCGAAAAAAGCAGTCGATGCAACCGCCCAGCAACTGGGTATTTCGTAA
- a CDS encoding polyamine ABC transporter substrate-binding protein, translating to MRACFLRQACSVAALAAAAAFTSVASPSAHAEDLNVYNWSDYIAPDTIPNFQKQTGIHVKYDNYDSDDTLQAKLLAGSSGYDIVVPTSNYMAKQIQAGVYQKLDKSKLPNLANLDPLLMKMISDADPGNQYGVPWAYGTDGIGYNAQAVKKALGDKAPVDSWALVFDPANMEKLKSCGVSFLDQAVDVFAATLQYMGKNPNSTNPGDYQAAFEVLKKVRPYITQFNSSGYINDLANNDVCVVLGWSGDVGIAHRRSAEAKRSYDIKFSNPKEGGLLWFDVMVIPKDAPHPEAALKWINYVSDPKVNAAITNTVFYPTANKAAHQFVTPAVAQDPTVYPPEDVLKKMVLMKPMPADILRLENRLWAQLKTGH from the coding sequence ATGCGTGCCTGCTTTCTTCGCCAAGCCTGTTCCGTTGCCGCCCTTGCCGCCGCGGCCGCGTTTACGTCGGTCGCCAGCCCGTCGGCGCATGCCGAGGACCTGAACGTCTACAACTGGTCCGACTACATCGCACCGGACACGATCCCGAACTTCCAGAAGCAGACGGGTATCCACGTCAAGTACGACAACTACGACAGCGACGACACGCTTCAGGCGAAGCTGCTTGCCGGCAGTTCGGGTTACGACATCGTCGTGCCGACGTCGAACTACATGGCCAAGCAGATCCAGGCCGGCGTGTACCAGAAGCTCGACAAGTCGAAGCTGCCGAACCTCGCGAACCTCGACCCGCTGCTGATGAAGATGATCTCGGACGCCGATCCGGGCAACCAGTACGGTGTGCCCTGGGCCTACGGCACCGACGGCATCGGCTACAACGCGCAGGCGGTGAAGAAGGCACTCGGCGACAAGGCGCCGGTCGACAGCTGGGCGCTGGTGTTCGACCCGGCCAACATGGAAAAGCTGAAGAGCTGCGGCGTGTCGTTCCTCGACCAGGCCGTCGACGTGTTCGCCGCGACGCTGCAATACATGGGCAAGAACCCGAACAGCACCAACCCCGGCGATTACCAGGCCGCGTTCGAAGTCCTGAAGAAAGTCCGCCCGTACATCACCCAGTTCAACTCGTCCGGCTACATCAACGACCTCGCGAACAACGACGTGTGCGTCGTGCTCGGCTGGTCGGGCGACGTCGGCATCGCGCATCGCCGCTCGGCCGAAGCGAAGCGCTCGTACGACATCAAGTTCTCGAACCCGAAGGAAGGCGGCCTGCTGTGGTTCGACGTGATGGTGATCCCGAAGGATGCACCGCACCCAGAGGCCGCCCTGAAGTGGATCAACTACGTGTCCGATCCGAAGGTCAACGCGGCGATCACCAACACGGTGTTCTACCCGACCGCGAACAAGGCCGCGCACCAGTTCGTCACGCCGGCCGTCGCGCAGGACCCGACCGTCTACCCGCCCGAAGACGTGCTGAAGAAGATGGTGCTGATGAAGCCGATGCCGGCCGACATCCTGCGCCTCGAGAACCGTCTGTGGGCCCAGCTGAAGACGGGCCACTGA
- a CDS encoding ABC transporter ATP-binding protein has protein sequence MQSIPSSAAARQTQPAPAARTQNDAFVRIENVVKKFGDSTAVDNVNLTIAKNELFALLGSSGCGKSTLLRMLAGLETATSGKIFVDGEDLASLPPYRRPVNMMFQSYALFPHMTVESNVAFGLKQEGTPKNEIRERVADALALVQMSKYAKRKPHQLSGGQQQRVALARSLVKRPKLLLLDEPMSALDKKIRQKTQLELVNIIEKVDVTCVMVTHDQEEAMTMASRLAVMSEGKIVQIGSPGEVYEYPNSRFSAEFIGSTNLFEGRVVEDEPDHIFVESDDLEARMYVSHGVTGPLGMPVGISVRPERVHVSREKPGSKHNWARGVVTDIAYMGSYSLYHVRLPSGKTVVSNLSSSHLMNDNAPAWNDDVFVSWSPASGVVLTQ, from the coding sequence ATGCAATCGATACCCTCTTCCGCTGCTGCACGACAGACCCAACCGGCCCCCGCGGCCCGTACGCAAAACGACGCCTTCGTGCGCATCGAAAACGTCGTGAAGAAATTCGGCGACAGCACGGCCGTCGACAACGTGAACCTGACGATCGCGAAGAACGAGCTGTTCGCGCTGCTCGGCAGCTCGGGCTGCGGCAAGTCGACGCTGCTGCGCATGCTCGCCGGGCTGGAAACGGCCACCTCCGGCAAGATCTTCGTCGACGGCGAGGACCTCGCGTCGCTGCCGCCGTACCGCCGCCCGGTCAACATGATGTTCCAGTCGTACGCGCTGTTCCCGCACATGACGGTCGAATCGAACGTCGCGTTCGGCCTGAAGCAGGAAGGCACACCGAAGAACGAGATCCGGGAACGCGTGGCCGACGCGCTCGCGCTCGTGCAGATGAGCAAGTACGCGAAGCGCAAGCCGCATCAGCTCTCCGGCGGCCAGCAGCAGCGCGTCGCGCTCGCCCGTTCGCTGGTCAAGCGCCCGAAGCTGCTGCTGCTCGACGAGCCGATGTCCGCGCTCGACAAGAAGATCCGTCAGAAGACCCAGCTCGAACTGGTGAACATCATCGAGAAGGTCGACGTGACCTGCGTGATGGTCACGCACGACCAGGAAGAAGCGATGACGATGGCGAGCCGCCTCGCGGTGATGAGCGAAGGCAAGATCGTGCAGATCGGCTCGCCCGGCGAAGTCTACGAATACCCGAACAGCCGTTTCTCGGCCGAATTCATCGGCTCGACCAACCTCTTCGAAGGACGCGTGGTCGAGGACGAACCCGACCACATCTTCGTCGAAAGCGACGACCTCGAAGCGCGCATGTACGTGAGCCACGGCGTGACGGGCCCGCTCGGCATGCCGGTCGGCATCTCGGTGCGTCCGGAGCGCGTGCACGTGTCGCGCGAGAAACCGGGCTCGAAACACAACTGGGCGCGCGGCGTCGTGACCGACATCGCGTACATGGGCAGCTACTCGCTGTACCACGTGCGCCTGCCGAGCGGCAAGACGGTGGTGTCGAACCTGTCGAGCTCGCACCTGATGAACGACAACGCGCCGGCGTGGAACGACGACGTGTTCGTGTCGTGGTCGCCGGCCAGCGGCGTCGTGCTGACGCAGTGA
- a CDS encoding ABC transporter permease subunit, whose protein sequence is MRTSASTPSAPVSAGAASTGAGRSRPGRFSMLSRFLPSGRSVAIGVPFVWLAIFFALPFVLVLKISFADQVMGIPPYTSLVEIKDGVVHFALQLSHYAFLLQDDLYIATYLSSLKMAAVSTVLCLLIGYPMAYYIARSEPNRRNVLMMAVMLPFWTSFLIRVYAWIGILKDDGLLNHTLIALGIIHTPLRLYHSDAGVYIGMVYSYLPFMVMPLYAHLVKMDLTLLEAAYDLGAKPWVAFTRITLPLSKNGIIAGSLLVFIPAVGEYVIPELLGGADTLMIGRVMWDEFFNNMDWPMASAVTVAMVMLLLVPMALFQYYQVKELEDAK, encoded by the coding sequence ATGAGAACCTCCGCTTCCACTCCGTCCGCGCCGGTGTCTGCCGGCGCCGCGAGCACCGGCGCCGGCAGATCGCGCCCGGGCCGTTTCTCGATGCTGTCGCGCTTCCTGCCGTCGGGCCGCAGCGTCGCGATCGGCGTGCCGTTCGTGTGGCTCGCGATCTTCTTCGCGCTGCCGTTCGTGCTGGTGCTGAAGATCAGCTTCGCCGACCAGGTGATGGGCATCCCGCCGTACACGTCGCTCGTCGAGATCAAGGATGGCGTCGTGCACTTCGCGCTGCAGCTGTCGCACTACGCGTTCCTGCTGCAGGACGACCTGTACATCGCGACCTACCTCAGCTCGCTGAAGATGGCCGCCGTGTCGACCGTGCTGTGCCTGCTGATCGGCTATCCGATGGCGTACTACATCGCGCGCTCGGAACCGAACCGCCGCAACGTGCTGATGATGGCCGTGATGCTGCCGTTCTGGACGTCGTTCCTGATCCGCGTGTACGCGTGGATCGGGATCCTGAAGGACGACGGCCTCCTGAACCACACGCTGATCGCGCTGGGCATCATCCACACGCCGCTGCGCCTCTATCACAGCGACGCGGGCGTCTACATCGGGATGGTCTATTCGTACCTGCCGTTCATGGTGATGCCGCTGTACGCGCACCTCGTGAAGATGGACCTCACGCTGCTCGAGGCCGCATACGACCTCGGTGCGAAGCCGTGGGTCGCGTTCACGCGCATCACGCTGCCGCTGTCGAAGAACGGGATCATCGCCGGCAGCCTGCTGGTGTTCATCCCGGCGGTGGGCGAGTACGTGATTCCGGAACTGCTGGGCGGCGCCGACACGCTGATGATCGGGCGCGTGATGTGGGATGAATTCTTCAACAACATGGACTGGCCGATGGCGTCCGCGGTGACGGTCGCGATGGTGATGCTGCTGCTGGTGCCGATGGCGCTGTTCCAGTACTACCAGGTCAAGGAACTGGAGGACGCGAAATGA
- a CDS encoding ABC transporter permease subunit, whose product MIKPSKPLSTGVLAFGFLFLYIPIISLVVYSFNESKLVTVWSGFSLKWYSALLDDDELLTAAWLSLKIGLLTATASVVIGTWAGFVLARFGRFKGFTLYTGMINAPLVIPEVIQGISLLLLFVALEQMFGWPKGRGMVTIWIGHVMLCVSYVAIIVQSRVKEMNKSLEEAALDLGATPLKVFFVVTLPLISQALLSGWLLSFTLSIDDLVLSAFLSGPGSTTLPLVVFSRVRLGLNPEMNALATLFITAVTIGVIVVNRMMIARERRRVADMKAAFAVA is encoded by the coding sequence ATGATCAAGCCGAGCAAACCGCTGTCGACGGGCGTCCTCGCCTTCGGCTTCCTGTTCCTGTACATCCCGATCATCAGCCTGGTGGTGTACTCGTTCAACGAGTCGAAGCTGGTGACCGTGTGGTCGGGCTTCTCGCTGAAGTGGTACAGCGCGCTGCTGGACGACGACGAGCTGCTGACCGCCGCGTGGCTGTCGCTGAAGATCGGCCTCTTGACGGCCACCGCGTCGGTCGTGATCGGCACGTGGGCGGGTTTCGTGCTCGCGCGCTTCGGCCGCTTCAAGGGCTTCACGCTGTACACGGGGATGATCAACGCGCCGCTGGTGATTCCGGAAGTGATCCAGGGCATCTCGCTGTTGTTGCTGTTCGTTGCGCTGGAGCAGATGTTCGGCTGGCCGAAGGGGCGCGGGATGGTGACGATCTGGATCGGCCACGTGATGCTGTGCGTGTCGTACGTGGCGATCATCGTGCAGTCGCGCGTGAAGGAGATGAACAAGTCGCTGGAGGAGGCGGCGCTCGATCTGGGCGCAACGCCGCTGAAGGTGTTCTTCGTGGTGACGCTGCCGCTGATCTCGCAGGCGCTGCTGTCGGGGTGGCTGCTGTCGTTCACGCTGTCGATCGACGACCTGGTGCTGTCGGCGTTCCTGTCGGGGCCGGGGTCGACGACGTTGCCGCTGGTGGTGTTCTCGCGCGTGCGGCTGGGGCTGAACCCGGAGATGAACGCGCTGGCGACGCTGTTCATCACGGCGGTGACGATCGGCGTGATCGTCGTGAACCGGATGATGATCGCGCGCGAGCGGCGCCGCGTGGCCGACATGAAGGCGGCGTTCGCGGTGGCGTGA
- a CDS encoding DUF3138 family protein, with product MKKKLICLLVAGALPGIALADSTSAEIKALQAQVAALQKQMKAMQAQLSAKGGTATAQAGTKAAPVAVAVDPGSPDYGKAQATLTNDEVGEMKQQIANQQLKVDSLTDAANTGPLAGLSVTGYIDPTYIYNRAAGTSSFLFANHENAYNYFNSTFGDLYLDIKKTFGVGPMAPSAEITLMPNRGNGITLLQNSRGSITDNLLNTAVINVPITAETTLVAGLIPSFGGYEVQQSNQMLTLTHNLLYDFSDPGSYVGIGANYTKGNWAWKFFLGNEQYRTYGSVTQKGTNALGDPITTSNKVPTFTARADYTWSSALDIGGSFNIGRQTLASALDANGNANYGPGGAAPSAYGSFFFGELDATYTLADIQYNAEVDYGRQQHAAFNGGLAQWYGLSLLAHRKFNAPVVGRMGVTLRYDLLANSKNGGGGGGIALNGNGMDPSNGFGVDADCLAQSKAGGGLGFECKGAVRQDVALDLLFYPTQQITVKVEYRHDWANNKVFLRNDGSYGKSNDLLATQFIYSF from the coding sequence ATGAAGAAGAAACTGATCTGCCTGCTGGTGGCCGGCGCGTTGCCGGGCATCGCGCTGGCCGACTCGACATCCGCCGAGATCAAGGCACTGCAGGCGCAGGTCGCGGCGCTGCAGAAGCAGATGAAGGCGATGCAGGCGCAGCTTTCGGCGAAGGGCGGCACCGCGACCGCCCAGGCCGGCACGAAGGCCGCGCCGGTCGCCGTGGCCGTCGATCCGGGCTCGCCGGACTACGGCAAGGCGCAGGCGACGCTGACCAACGACGAAGTCGGCGAAATGAAGCAGCAGATCGCGAACCAGCAGCTGAAGGTCGATTCGCTGACGGACGCGGCCAACACGGGCCCGCTGGCCGGCCTGTCGGTCACGGGCTACATCGACCCGACCTACATCTACAACCGCGCGGCCGGTACGTCGTCGTTCCTGTTCGCGAACCACGAGAACGCGTACAACTACTTCAACAGCACGTTCGGCGATCTCTACCTCGACATCAAGAAGACCTTCGGCGTCGGCCCGATGGCACCGTCGGCGGAAATCACGCTGATGCCGAACCGCGGCAACGGCATCACGCTGCTGCAGAACTCGCGCGGCTCGATCACCGACAACCTGCTGAACACGGCGGTCATCAACGTGCCGATCACCGCCGAGACGACACTCGTCGCCGGTTTGATCCCGAGCTTCGGCGGCTACGAGGTGCAGCAGTCGAACCAGATGCTCACGCTCACGCACAACCTGCTGTACGATTTCTCGGATCCGGGCAGCTACGTCGGTATCGGCGCGAACTACACGAAGGGCAACTGGGCGTGGAAGTTCTTCCTCGGCAACGAGCAGTACCGCACGTACGGTTCGGTCACGCAGAAGGGCACCAACGCACTCGGCGACCCGATCACGACCAGCAACAAGGTGCCGACCTTCACCGCGCGCGCGGACTACACGTGGTCGAGCGCGCTCGACATCGGCGGGTCGTTCAACATCGGGCGGCAGACGCTCGCAAGCGCGCTCGATGCGAACGGCAACGCCAACTATGGCCCGGGCGGGGCGGCACCGAGCGCGTACGGTTCGTTCTTCTTCGGTGAACTCGACGCGACCTACACGCTCGCCGACATTCAGTACAACGCGGAAGTCGACTACGGCCGTCAGCAGCATGCGGCGTTCAACGGCGGGCTCGCTCAGTGGTACGGCCTGTCGCTGCTCGCGCACCGCAAGTTCAACGCGCCGGTGGTCGGCCGCATGGGCGTGACGCTGCGCTACGACCTGCTCGCCAACTCGAAGAACGGCGGCGGCGGCGGCGGCATCGCGCTGAACGGCAACGGGATGGATCCGAGCAACGGCTTCGGCGTCGACGCGGACTGCCTCGCGCAGTCGAAGGCCGGCGGCGGCCTGGGCTTCGAGTGCAAGGGGGCGGTACGCCAGGACGTCGCGCTCGACCTGCTGTTCTACCCGACCCAGCAGATCACCGTGAAGGTCGAATACCGGCACGACTGGGCGAACAACAAGGTGTTCCTGCGCAACGACGGGTCGTACGGCAAGTCCAACGACCTGCTCGCGACGCAGTTCATCTATTCGTTCTGA
- a CDS encoding NAD(P)/FAD-dependent oxidoreductase produces MTQSFTRRADALARDSYYEATAVRPAADDPVLEDTIDVDVCVIGAGFAGLSTALDCRARGLSVAVIDAHRPGWGASGRNGGQAITGFAKDEEIERQLGADGARAAWSLSLDGVALIAERIARYGIDCDFTRGYLTVATKPRRIDDLRAWMDAATGRWGHPSLSWLDTGAIRARIASTRYLAGVYDPLSGHLHPLKYCLGLADAARREGVALYAHTPALDVVRGARPVVRTPSGDVRCRFVVSCCNAGPGGVLPAATAARIAPIASYIIATEPLGQARADALIAQREAVCDNNFFLDYFRLSADHRMLFGGRANSAGASPATLAETIRRRMVGVFPQLGDVRVDHAWGGFVDVTRNRAPDFGALDPNFFYVQGFSGHGVALTGIAGRAVAGAIAGDTRAFDLFARMRHRRFPGGDAWRQPALELGMLYHRVRELF; encoded by the coding sequence ATGACGCAGTCTTTCACCCGCCGCGCCGATGCGCTCGCGCGCGACTCGTACTACGAGGCGACGGCCGTGCGGCCGGCCGCCGACGACCCAGTGCTCGAAGACACGATCGACGTCGACGTCTGCGTGATCGGCGCCGGCTTCGCCGGCCTGTCGACGGCGCTCGACTGCCGCGCGCGCGGGCTGTCGGTCGCGGTCATCGATGCGCACCGTCCCGGCTGGGGCGCGTCGGGCCGCAACGGCGGGCAGGCGATCACCGGCTTCGCGAAGGACGAGGAAATCGAGCGGCAGCTCGGCGCCGACGGCGCACGCGCCGCGTGGTCGCTGTCGCTCGACGGCGTCGCGCTGATCGCCGAGCGGATCGCGCGTTACGGGATCGACTGCGACTTCACGCGCGGCTACCTGACGGTCGCGACGAAGCCGCGCCGCATCGACGACCTGCGCGCGTGGATGGACGCCGCGACCGGGCGCTGGGGCCATCCGTCGCTGTCATGGCTCGACACCGGCGCGATCCGCGCGCGCATCGCGTCGACGCGCTATCTCGCGGGTGTCTACGATCCGCTGTCGGGCCACCTGCATCCGCTCAAGTACTGCCTCGGCCTCGCCGATGCCGCGCGGCGCGAAGGCGTCGCGCTGTACGCGCACACGCCCGCGCTCGACGTCGTGCGCGGCGCGCGGCCCGTCGTGCGCACGCCGTCGGGCGACGTGCGCTGCCGCTTCGTCGTGTCGTGCTGCAACGCGGGCCCGGGCGGCGTGCTGCCGGCCGCGACGGCTGCACGCATCGCGCCGATCGCGTCGTACATCATCGCGACCGAGCCGCTCGGCCAGGCACGCGCCGATGCACTGATCGCGCAGCGCGAGGCCGTGTGCGACAACAACTTCTTCCTCGACTATTTCCGGCTGTCGGCCGACCACCGCATGCTGTTCGGCGGCCGCGCGAATTCGGCCGGCGCGTCACCCGCCACGCTCGCCGAAACGATCCGGCGGCGCATGGTCGGCGTGTTCCCGCAGCTCGGCGATGTGCGCGTCGACCACGCGTGGGGCGGCTTCGTCGACGTCACGCGCAACCGCGCGCCGGATTTCGGCGCGCTCGATCCGAACTTCTTCTACGTCCAGGGCTTCAGCGGGCACGGCGTCGCGCTCACCGGCATCGCCGGACGCGCGGTTGCCGGTGCGATCGCGGGCGACACGCGCGCGTTCGACCTGTTCGCACGCATGCGCCACCGGCGCTTCCCCGGCGGCGACGCGTGGCGGCAACCCGCGCTCGAGCTCGGGATGCTGTACCACCGCGTGCGCGAGCTGTTCTAA